From Chitinivibrionales bacterium, the proteins below share one genomic window:
- the phoU gene encoding phosphate signaling complex protein PhoU, with translation MSKHLQNEIEKLQKTILALCTMVEEQLAAALKSVIDKDDDLATLVISKDKAVDNTEIDVEEECLKILALHQPVAVDLRFIIAALKINNDLERIGDLAVNIAERGRSIALNGFPLPDFDFNRMFDKAISMLKKSIDALINWDVDLAVAVCASDDEIDELNRTMFSHFKETVCQKPGLCDAMLDYLSVSRYLERVADHATNVAEDVMYMIEGDIVRHGKKES, from the coding sequence ATGTCAAAACATCTGCAGAACGAAATCGAAAAACTGCAAAAAACAATTCTCGCTCTCTGTACCATGGTTGAAGAGCAGCTTGCAGCCGCACTCAAATCAGTTATTGACAAAGACGATGACCTCGCAACCCTGGTGATCTCCAAAGATAAAGCAGTCGACAATACCGAAATCGATGTTGAGGAAGAATGTCTGAAAATTCTGGCGCTCCATCAGCCGGTAGCAGTCGATCTTCGATTTATTATCGCGGCACTGAAAATCAATAATGATCTGGAACGTATCGGTGATCTGGCCGTGAATATCGCCGAGCGGGGTCGGAGTATAGCTCTGAATGGTTTTCCTCTCCCCGACTTCGATTTCAACCGAATGTTCGATAAAGCCATTTCCATGCTGAAAAAAAGCATTGATGCACTCATTAACTGGGATGTCGATCTGGCCGTGGCGGTATGTGCATCGGATGATGAAATTGATGAGCTTAACCGCACAATGTTTTCACATTTTAAAGAAACGGTCTGCCAAAAGCCCGGTCTATGCGATGCCATGCTCGATTATCTCTCCGTATCGCGTTATCTCGAACGAGTCGCCGATCATGCGACGAATGTGGCCGAAGATGTTATGTATATGATCGAAGGCGATATCGTTCGGCACGGCAAAAAGGAAAGCTGA